In the Synechococcus sp. MU1643 genome, CCGAGAGATCTTCGTTGGGATAAAAAATAGGGAGGTAGCCCAAGTATGCGTTGACTGCACAATCGGCGGCTGTCCAGTGGTCACCTAATAAATAATGCTTTTTTGAATAGAGGTCATTCAGGGTCGCCATCAGTCTCGGAAACTCCCGCTCTTTGTTCGATGGAACGAACAAAGCGATCGCCAGTGTGGAGTTGGCGAAAAGAATCCACTGGCTGATGGAGGCGCGTGTTGCGAGGTCTTTGATCTCGTTAGCGTAGTTCTCGGAGAGGTACTGAAGAATCGCCCCCGACTCAAAAAGCACCAAACCATTGCTGTCGTCTTTGAGGGCGGGCAACTTGCCGAAAGGATTCACCTCTAAGAAGCTCGTTGCAAGATTTTGACGAGCGGCTAGATCAATGTTGACGTATTCGTAGGAAATTCCCTTTTCTGCCATGTACCATTTCGGCATCGAAACACGGGTCTTGGGGCCGCCGTAGAGATAAAGCGTCATCACTGATTTTTGATAATATTCATGCTATCTCTCGGGATCAAATAGTGCTGTTGCGCTGCGAATGCTCTGCTCAGTATTGATGTCAATGTTGGATGCCTTGATGGCGATCCCGTTGTGCTGGAAATTTTGCGTGCAAATCTGTTCCGTGGGATTGCAAGAAACATCTGTTTGATAACAGTCTGGGGCGGCTGTGCAGGTGTCTTTACGGGCAGGCCCGGTTCAACATGCTGTAATGCGCTTAAACCATTGCTACCAGCCGTGATCTGCTGGGGGCGTACCGCTGGCCTGCGGCGGTTGTTTTGTCCAGCCTTGTTCTGGCGGTCACGGCCGCCAGGCTGTTGAGTCGGCC is a window encoding:
- a CDS encoding glutathione S-transferase family protein; the encoded protein is MTLYLYGGPKTRVSMPKWYMAEKGISYEYVNIDLAARQNLATSFLEVNPFGKLPALKDDSNGLVLFESGAILQYLSENYANEIKDLATRASISQWILFANSTLAIALFVPSNKEREFPRLMATLNDLYSKKHYLLGDHWTAADCAVNAYLGYLPIFYPNEDLSAYPEIQALNERTRSNPNYRMIMGL